In a genomic window of Acidilobus saccharovorans 345-15:
- a CDS encoding glycosyltransferase has protein sequence MYVAALLLATGVALLLWHAASALAYYALMLRRSRAYRPPKGAFSGTVTVVIPTYNESKIIRGKLDNVASQWDPSRLEIIVVDSSTDGTADEVERWSRGRGLPVKVLREASRSGKHAAENWALREARGDVVVFTDADCEWSPGSLRSALSSLAAPGVGLVTCIKEPPRGVEGTYRSLYNVLRLGESQAHSTPIAHGELLAVRRDLATKLGGLRPGADDSDLAHRVAMEGLRSIALPDAVCREYVPGRGYFRWKLRRAQHLVEHMARASRDLPRAPKGYRAVLAWESFLHLVNPWLALASLASLVASAALGSLPAAVVLALIAASMTLGMARTWALEQLFLVTAMVKNLRGREYVWEKVEKPVSP, from the coding sequence ATGTACGTCGCCGCCCTGCTGCTTGCAACGGGCGTTGCCCTGCTCCTCTGGCACGCGGCCTCGGCGCTGGCATACTATGCCTTAATGTTAAGGAGGTCGAGGGCCTACAGGCCGCCGAAGGGCGCCTTCAGCGGCACGGTCACGGTTGTCATACCAACCTACAACGAGTCCAAGATAATAAGGGGGAAGCTCGACAACGTGGCGTCGCAGTGGGACCCCTCGAGGCTTGAGATAATAGTCGTTGACTCCAGCACGGACGGCACCGCTGACGAGGTCGAGAGGTGGTCCAGGGGGAGGGGGCTCCCAGTCAAGGTGCTTAGGGAGGCCTCCAGGTCGGGCAAGCACGCCGCCGAGAACTGGGCCCTCAGGGAGGCCAGGGGCGACGTCGTCGTCTTTACTGACGCTGACTGTGAGTGGTCCCCCGGCTCGCTTCGCTCGGCCCTCTCATCACTTGCCGCCCCAGGCGTCGGCCTCGTGACCTGCATAAAGGAGCCCCCGAGGGGGGTTGAGGGCACCTACAGGTCCCTCTACAACGTGCTCAGGCTTGGGGAGAGCCAGGCGCACAGCACCCCCATAGCCCACGGCGAGCTCCTCGCCGTGAGGAGGGACCTAGCAACTAAGCTTGGAGGCCTCAGGCCCGGCGCTGACGACAGCGACCTGGCGCACAGGGTCGCGATGGAGGGCCTCAGGTCAATAGCGCTGCCCGACGCCGTCTGCAGGGAGTACGTGCCCGGCAGGGGCTACTTCAGGTGGAAGCTCAGGAGGGCCCAGCACCTGGTCGAGCACATGGCCAGGGCCTCCAGGGACCTGCCGAGGGCCCCCAAGGGCTACAGGGCCGTCCTGGCGTGGGAGTCGTTCCTTCACCTCGTGAACCCCTGGCTGGCCCTGGCGTCGCTCGCGTCGCTGGTGGCTTCAGCCGCGCTGGGCTCGCTGCCGGCGGCCGTGGTCCTGGCGCTGATAGCCGCCTCCATGACTTTAGGCATGGCCAGGACCTGGGCCCTGGAGCAGCTGTTCCTGGTGACGGCCATGGTAAAGAACCTCAGGGGAAGGGAGTACGTCTGGGAGAAGGTGGAGAAGCCCGTCAGCCCCTGA
- the truD gene encoding tRNA pseudouridine(13) synthase TruD yields MRRSPYYIDVMLGMPYYYLDFDWGPLGAQVPRPDGFRVVEEVAGAPCTEFRPSGSGNMHVYLLTKVGVDHSTAMRLASRLLGSRPHVIGIKDSNAVTCQLVYTVGGSPRVREARRGGVEVRYLGDHDRRVEHTGNRFSIRVVTQRLDELARRVSALASAKRLPAYFGYQRFGLVRPNSHTVGRAIVRGNLREALDLLLGRPFSGEPEAWREFRELYDRGMYREALEAAPRSLWPEARVLRELLRSGDPARAMRRYPMPLSFFVEAYQSYLFNLCLSRYLEANEVPERIVVPSSASRAEGACRDVMNEEGVSELASSELSIRARDMVRDSFMEVRGLGLSGEWLEFSLGRGMYATVVLRELLRQDPLTFAG; encoded by the coding sequence ATGAGGAGGAGCCCATACTACATTGACGTCATGCTGGGAATGCCTTACTACTACCTTGACTTCGACTGGGGCCCGCTGGGGGCCCAGGTGCCGAGGCCCGACGGCTTCAGGGTTGTCGAGGAGGTGGCCGGGGCGCCGTGCACGGAGTTCAGGCCCAGCGGCTCGGGCAACATGCACGTTTACCTTCTGACCAAGGTTGGGGTTGACCACTCCACAGCAATGAGGCTCGCCTCAAGGCTCCTGGGCTCCAGGCCCCACGTGATTGGCATCAAGGACTCCAACGCGGTTACATGCCAGCTGGTCTACACGGTTGGGGGCAGCCCGAGGGTCAGGGAGGCCAGGCGGGGCGGCGTCGAGGTCAGGTACCTGGGGGACCACGACAGGAGGGTTGAGCACACGGGCAACAGGTTCTCAATAAGGGTGGTCACCCAGAGGCTCGACGAGCTGGCCAGGAGGGTCTCGGCCCTGGCCTCAGCTAAGAGGCTTCCCGCTTACTTCGGCTACCAGCGGTTTGGCCTCGTGAGGCCCAACAGCCACACGGTGGGCAGGGCCATAGTCAGGGGGAACCTGAGGGAGGCCCTGGACCTCCTCCTCGGGAGGCCCTTCAGCGGCGAGCCCGAGGCCTGGAGGGAGTTCAGGGAGCTCTACGACAGGGGCATGTACAGGGAGGCCCTGGAGGCCGCCCCTCGCAGCCTCTGGCCCGAGGCCAGGGTGCTCAGGGAGCTGCTCAGGAGCGGGGACCCCGCCAGGGCGATGAGGAGGTACCCCATGCCCCTCAGCTTCTTCGTTGAGGCATACCAGTCCTACCTGTTTAACCTGTGCCTCTCAAGGTACCTTGAGGCCAACGAGGTGCCGGAGAGGATAGTGGTGCCCTCCAGCGCCTCAAGGGCCGAGGGGGCCTGCAGGGATGTTATGAATGAGGAGGGGGTCAGTGAGCTGGCCTCCAGCGAGCTCAGCATAAGGGCCAGGGACATGGTGAGGGACTCCTTCATGGAGGTCAGGGGGCTGGGCCTCTCGGGCGAGTGGCTTGAGTTCTCGCTGGGCAGGGGCATGTACGCCACGGTGGTGCTCAGGGAGCTCCTCAGGCAAGACCCGTTAACCTTCGCCGGATAA
- a CDS encoding APC family permease, with the protein MSLRSNSVGFLQLAFLSVCAILPGSIYLVVSRNAIAYAGAAAPLAFLLGALLVFTNVNSIYQFSSRVSSAGGFYKFVEAAWGRRVAGVIGMAQLLAQLSPIIITPIALAWILDVALRALYNIAVPLSLLVALGLLTQAFMFAVSYLGVRLSARVAMISGAAQIAAILAGSVVIVLRSRYLSLEPFTMPSVGPAGFFLAVLTGPYTAYIGYSTIVNFGEEARAPRETIRKAIVAAIIMMAAFYTFVEYSLVVSVPPSGVQGLRSLFLPAVAVFSRYTGRAYSALVLAIAISGYFTGVLVFGSSAERTMFSLARDGLLPRYLCRVHERYGSPSSACITTFAVAVVMSLLTEAVMVELYGVVRGLLYGILFWITVMSVLNLAYHVAVNISLSRVAVRERLRGLATALSHHLLPAIGTAISLVIIYFSLVGLNVPVLYAVPAMAAYLAAAIALVVRRLRG; encoded by the coding sequence ATGAGCCTCAGGAGCAACTCCGTGGGGTTCCTGCAGCTGGCCTTTCTGAGCGTGTGCGCCATACTTCCAGGCTCCATATACCTTGTGGTCTCCAGGAACGCCATAGCCTACGCTGGGGCGGCGGCGCCCTTAGCGTTCCTGCTGGGGGCCCTGCTCGTCTTCACCAACGTGAACTCCATATACCAGTTCAGCTCTAGGGTCTCCAGCGCCGGCGGCTTCTACAAGTTCGTCGAGGCCGCATGGGGCAGGAGGGTGGCGGGCGTCATAGGAATGGCCCAGCTCCTGGCCCAGCTGTCGCCAATTATAATAACTCCCATAGCGCTCGCCTGGATCCTTGACGTGGCCCTCAGGGCCCTCTATAATATAGCGGTGCCCCTGTCGCTTCTCGTGGCCCTGGGCCTCCTGACGCAGGCCTTCATGTTTGCCGTGAGCTACCTCGGCGTGAGGCTCTCCGCCAGGGTCGCAATGATAAGCGGGGCCGCCCAGATAGCGGCGATACTCGCTGGAAGCGTAGTCATAGTCCTGAGGAGCAGGTACCTGAGCCTCGAGCCCTTCACGATGCCAAGCGTCGGGCCGGCCGGCTTCTTCCTGGCAGTGCTCACGGGGCCCTACACGGCGTACATAGGGTACTCAACGATAGTTAACTTCGGCGAGGAGGCCAGGGCGCCGAGGGAGACCATAAGGAAGGCCATAGTTGCGGCCATAATAATGATGGCTGCCTTCTACACGTTCGTCGAGTACTCCCTGGTGGTCTCGGTGCCGCCCTCGGGGGTTCAGGGCCTCAGGTCGCTCTTCCTTCCAGCGGTGGCCGTGTTCTCAAGGTACACTGGGAGGGCGTACTCAGCCCTGGTGCTCGCCATAGCCATTTCCGGCTACTTCACTGGAGTCCTGGTGTTCGGCAGCTCCGCCGAGAGGACCATGTTCTCCCTGGCCAGGGACGGCCTGCTGCCCAGGTACCTATGCAGAGTCCATGAGAGGTACGGCTCCCCCTCGAGCGCGTGCATAACCACCTTCGCGGTGGCCGTGGTCATGTCCCTCCTGACGGAGGCTGTCATGGTCGAGCTCTACGGCGTGGTCCGCGGGCTGCTCTATGGAATCCTCTTCTGGATAACCGTGATGAGCGTCCTCAACCTTGCCTATCACGTGGCCGTTAACATCTCGCTCTCCAGGGTGGCCGTAAGGGAGAGGCTCAGGGGACTTGCCACTGCCCTGAGCCACCACCTGCTGCCGGCTATAGGGACAGCAATATCGCTGGTGATAATATACTTCAGCCTGGTCGGCCTCAACGTTCCTGTGCTCTACGCCGTGCCTGCCATGGCGGCCTACCTGGCAGCGGCGATAGCCCTGGTCGTGAGGAGGCTCAGGGGCTGA